The nucleotide sequence TCTATCCATCGCCGCAATCGTTTTGTTTTAAATTCTCCACAAGCTCTATTATTTGATCTACCACCTCATCTACAGAAAGGCCGGTGGTGTCGATTACGCAAGCATCTCGGGCAGCCCTGAGAGGCGAGAGGGAACGACCGGAATCGATCTCTTGCTGTTTCACCCAACGTTTGAGCGATTTCACAGAGACACCCAGATCTCGAGATATCTGGAGTATAGGCGTTCCACTCTCTTTCCCCCCCTCTCAAATTTGTGTGCTCATTTACATTGTTATCCTAAGGCATT is from Acetomicrobium sp. S15 = DSM 107314 and encodes:
- a CDS encoding (d)CMP kinase, with protein sequence MKSLKRWVKQQEIDSGRSLSPLRAARDACVIDTTGLSVDEVVDQIIELVENLKQNDCGDG